The following are from one region of the Pirellulales bacterium genome:
- the accB gene encoding acetyl-CoA carboxylase biotin carboxyl carrier protein: MSNPGSGAGDIFDVKKVRRLIELMKEHDLAEIDLRQGDQRVRLRRGAEPIVGMMAPPYLGALPAAASSSSSAPSMAPTAAADSADMAVIKSPMVGTFYSASGPESPPFVKVGAHVGPETIVCIIEAMKVFNEIPAEISGQVAAVLVENGAPVEFGQPLFKIDTRK, translated from the coding sequence ATGTCCAACCCCGGGTCAGGCGCTGGCGACATTTTCGATGTGAAAAAAGTGCGCCGCCTCATCGAGCTGATGAAGGAGCACGACCTGGCCGAAATCGACCTGCGGCAGGGAGATCAGCGTGTTCGGCTGCGAAGGGGTGCGGAACCAATTGTCGGCATGATGGCGCCGCCTTATCTAGGCGCTTTGCCGGCGGCGGCGAGCAGTTCTTCGTCGGCTCCGTCCATGGCGCCGACCGCTGCGGCTGATAGTGCCGACATGGCAGTGATCAAAAGCCCAATGGTGGGCACGTTCTATTCCGCTTCCGGCCCTGAATCGCCGCCATTTGTGAAAGTGGGCGCCCATGTCGGCCCCGAAACCATTGTGTGCATCATTGAGGCCATGAAAGTGTTCAATGAAATTCCAGCGGAAATTTCCGGCCAAGTGGCGGCCGTGCTGGTGGAAAACGGCGCGCCCGTGGAATTCGGCCAGCCGCTATTCAAAATCGATACGAGGAAATGA
- the larB gene encoding nickel pincer cofactor biosynthesis protein LarB: MGGTHSKLNCSPIESRQPVRYDEGMERKPAILGTTDTTHTQQLAERLQRGELSLDVFLRSLIQPKTADLGDVQLDLDRRRRCGYPEVVFGEGKTLATLERLFERMLDEGIDVLATRIAPEVAAGLGKRFPAAKYNEVGRTFRVSVKKPAKAPGWAPSSSDSPDTKRKPFVAIVTAGTTDIPVAEEARETLSWMGVETTLIQDVGVAGPHRLPEKLPLLDGAAAVIVVAGMEGALPSVVGGYVPCPVIAVPTSVGYGASCGGLAALLSMLNSCAANVTVVNVDAGFKAGYVAGLIAHGTAARSA, encoded by the coding sequence ATGGGTGGCACCCACTCCAAGTTGAATTGTTCCCCCATCGAAAGCCGCCAGCCGGTTCGCTACGATGAGGGAATGGAGCGGAAACCAGCCATTCTCGGAACGACGGACACGACGCACACGCAACAACTGGCGGAGCGGTTGCAGCGTGGAGAGTTGTCGTTGGATGTTTTCTTGCGCAGCCTCATCCAGCCAAAAACGGCGGATTTGGGCGATGTGCAACTGGACCTCGATCGCCGCCGCCGCTGCGGTTATCCCGAAGTAGTATTTGGCGAAGGGAAAACATTGGCCACGTTGGAGCGGCTGTTCGAGCGGATGCTGGACGAAGGCATCGACGTACTGGCCACACGCATTGCTCCCGAGGTTGCAGCGGGGCTTGGCAAACGGTTTCCTGCGGCAAAATACAACGAAGTTGGGCGAACATTTCGTGTGTCGGTCAAAAAACCGGCCAAGGCGCCGGGCTGGGCACCGTCGAGTTCGGATTCGCCAGATACAAAGCGAAAACCGTTCGTCGCCATTGTCACCGCGGGAACTACCGATATTCCCGTGGCTGAAGAAGCGCGGGAAACATTGTCATGGATGGGGGTGGAAACCACGCTGATTCAGGATGTCGGCGTGGCTGGACCGCATCGCTTGCCGGAAAAATTGCCTTTGCTCGACGGAGCAGCGGCTGTGATTGTTGTGGCCGGCATGGAAGGCGCGCTGCCCAGCGTGGTAGGCGGATATGTCCCCTGCCCCGTGATTGCAGTTCCCACCAGCGTGGGTTACGGAGCCAGTTGCGGGGGGCTAGCCGCATTATTAAGCATGCTTAACAGCTGCGCGGCAAACGTCACGGTGGTAAATGTCGATGCCGGGTTCAAAGCCGGTTATGTCGCCGGGTTAATTGCTCACGGCACGGCGGCACGATCGGCATAA
- a CDS encoding class I SAM-dependent methyltransferase → MFEYPWAAAEINKLGKHLDILEVGGGLSGLQFTLASQGHQVTNVDPGLEAEGVGFELPTGTHRRMCSIFGAPVRLISTTIQAAKLPDQSFDVILSLSALEHFSPADVCGFAHEVKRLLRPQGRLIMTADLFIDVQPFCSQPSNKWGTNINLKSFLEMAQLQLLLGNRAELCGFDEFKADAILGNSSNYLLVPPSFVQCVIAGR, encoded by the coding sequence GTGTTCGAATATCCCTGGGCGGCGGCGGAAATCAACAAGCTTGGAAAGCACTTGGACATTCTGGAAGTAGGCGGCGGCCTGTCTGGCTTGCAATTTACCCTGGCCTCACAGGGACACCAGGTAACGAACGTTGACCCTGGTCTGGAAGCCGAAGGTGTGGGGTTTGAGCTGCCCACCGGCACTCATCGCCGGATGTGCAGTATCTTTGGCGCGCCAGTGAGATTGATTTCCACTACCATTCAAGCGGCAAAATTGCCGGATCAATCGTTCGATGTCATTCTGAGTCTCTCGGCGTTGGAGCATTTTAGCCCGGCGGATGTTTGTGGATTCGCACACGAGGTCAAACGCCTCTTGCGACCACAAGGGAGATTGATCATGACGGCCGATTTGTTCATCGACGTGCAGCCGTTTTGCAGCCAGCCATCCAATAAATGGGGCACGAACATTAACCTCAAATCATTTCTGGAAATGGCGCAGCTCCAATTGCTGTTGGGAAATCGCGCCGAATTGTGCGGATTCGACGAATTCAAGGCGGATGCCATTCTCGGCAACAGCAGCAATTATCTATTGGTGCCTCCCTCGTTCGTGCAGTGCGTGATTGCCGGTCGTTAG
- a CDS encoding NAD(P)H-hydrate dehydratase, which produces MSSPPLPKVPPRAPDSHKGTFGHTLLVGGSKGMAGAISLSGMAALRSGAGLVTIATSEACQPIVAGFEPSYMTVPLPCDEQGRLAKTAHRRIAEVAAKCTTIGCGPGMQVTPDVDYLVGRMYFEFAQPMVFDADALNALATQPDLFSRHAGPRVVTPHPGEFARLAGIARLDPAEREDRAKDFAIRGKVIVVLKGHHTIVTDGRELYLNNTGNPGMATGGCGDVLTGIITALLGQGLSPFEAAQLGVHVHGLAGDLAAEALGQVSLIASDLLRFLPDAFKRVA; this is translated from the coding sequence ATGTCTTCCCCGCCGCTGCCTAAAGTGCCGCCGCGTGCGCCCGATAGCCACAAAGGAACGTTTGGCCACACACTGCTTGTAGGCGGATCTAAGGGAATGGCGGGAGCAATTTCACTTTCCGGCATGGCTGCGCTCCGCAGCGGGGCTGGTCTTGTGACGATAGCCACTTCCGAAGCCTGTCAGCCAATTGTTGCCGGCTTTGAACCCTCGTACATGACGGTGCCATTGCCGTGCGATGAGCAAGGCCGCTTGGCGAAAACCGCCCATCGGCGAATTGCCGAAGTGGCCGCCAAATGCACGACCATTGGTTGTGGGCCGGGCATGCAAGTGACGCCCGATGTCGATTATCTTGTGGGTCGCATGTACTTTGAATTCGCGCAGCCAATGGTGTTCGATGCCGACGCGCTGAATGCCTTGGCCACACAACCTGATTTGTTTTCGCGGCATGCCGGCCCGAGAGTTGTCACACCGCATCCGGGCGAATTTGCGCGGCTGGCGGGCATTGCCAGGCTTGATCCGGCAGAGCGGGAAGATCGTGCCAAAGATTTTGCGATCCGCGGGAAGGTGATTGTGGTACTCAAAGGGCACCACACCATTGTGACCGATGGCCGAGAACTGTACTTAAACAATACCGGCAATCCAGGCATGGCCACTGGTGGTTGCGGTGACGTGCTAACCGGAATTATCACGGCGCTGTTGGGGCAAGGTTTATCGCCGTTTGAGGCCGCTCAATTGGGCGTTCATGTGCACGGACTGGCCGGCGATTTGGCGGCCGAAGCGCTGGGCCAAGTTTCGCTGATCGCCAGCGATTTGCTCCGCTTCTTGCCCGACGCATTCAAGCGTGTGGCCTAG
- a CDS encoding Xaa-Pro peptidase family protein, which translates to MEYFASRRDRLRKLLSKASVDTLLVTNYPNVTYLTGFTGDDSYLLITRSGEVLISDARYTTQLEEECPRLNLHIRQPGQAMLDGTMKVLKQAKVSRLGVEGDSMTVGYHQRLAEKAEKVEFVTTSGLVEQLRMIKDKEEIAEIRQAVAIAEKAFAVVRAALRPEQTEKEIADALDSQMRLFGGRGASFTPIVGVGDRAALPHYRPGLRKVGDADFILIDWGALGRLYMSDLTRTLVTGKIPPKLQRIYEVVLQAQLTAIDAIRPGRTCGEIDAAARNVIEKAGYGKQFGHGLGHSLGLQIHEDPRFSRKQTMKLEPGMVMTVEPGIYLPGFGGVRIEDDVLVTRGGCEVLTSVPKQWHETIVAVN; encoded by the coding sequence ATGGAATACTTTGCCTCCCGGCGCGACCGGCTGCGCAAGCTGCTCAGCAAAGCCAGCGTTGATACGCTATTGGTTACCAATTATCCCAATGTCACTTATCTGACAGGCTTCACCGGCGATGATAGTTATCTGTTGATCACGCGCAGTGGCGAGGTGCTGATTAGTGATGCACGCTACACGACGCAATTGGAGGAAGAGTGCCCCAGATTGAATTTGCACATCCGGCAGCCGGGCCAAGCGATGCTCGATGGCACGATGAAGGTGCTCAAACAAGCCAAAGTATCACGGCTGGGGGTCGAAGGGGATTCGATGACCGTCGGCTATCATCAGCGGCTGGCCGAAAAGGCAGAGAAGGTAGAGTTCGTCACCACCTCCGGTCTGGTCGAACAACTGCGGATGATCAAGGATAAAGAGGAGATTGCCGAAATCCGCCAGGCGGTGGCAATTGCCGAAAAGGCGTTTGCCGTTGTCCGGGCGGCGCTGCGGCCGGAGCAAACCGAAAAGGAAATTGCCGACGCGCTGGACAGCCAGATGCGGCTGTTTGGCGGTCGCGGCGCTAGTTTTACGCCGATTGTGGGCGTGGGAGATCGGGCCGCTTTGCCCCATTATCGACCCGGACTGCGAAAAGTGGGGGATGCCGATTTCATTCTCATCGATTGGGGCGCTCTGGGCCGGCTGTACATGAGCGACTTGACCCGAACTTTGGTGACCGGTAAAATCCCGCCCAAACTCCAACGGATTTATGAAGTTGTGTTGCAGGCGCAACTCACGGCCATCGACGCCATTCGTCCGGGACGAACTTGCGGAGAAATCGATGCCGCGGCCCGCAATGTGATTGAAAAAGCCGGCTATGGGAAGCAGTTCGGCCACGGACTAGGACACAGCCTGGGGCTGCAAATTCATGAGGATCCACGCTTCAGCAGAAAACAAACGATGAAGCTGGAGCCGGGAATGGTCATGACCGTCGAGCCGGGCATTTATCTGCCAGGTTTCGGTGGCGTGCGGATTGAAGACGACGTGCTAGTCACCCGCGGTGGTTGCGAAGTGCTGACCAGCGTGCCCAAGCAGTGGCACGAAACGATTGTGGCAGTGAATTGA
- the accC gene encoding acetyl-CoA carboxylase biotin carboxylase subunit: protein MFKRILVANRGEIALRIIRACRELGIETVAIFSEADRGAHYLDLADEAYCVGPPKAADSYLKIDRVISAAEIGNVQALHPGYGFLSENAHFNEICRSCNIDFIGPSPEAMAKLGDKNTARKIARDAKVPVVPGSDGLVAGEKEAVRLAHEIGFPVLIKATAGGGGRGMRVAANDLTLKSALQQAAAEAEAAFGNAGIYLERYVERPRHVEVQILADQHGNALHLFERECSTQRRHQKLVEESPAAHLTPETRQAMCEAAVRLVKAAGYTNAGTVEFIVDQSGNFYFIEVNARIQVEHPVTEMVTGIDLIKSQIRIAAGEKLWFSQSDVQQRGAALECRINAEDPARNFQPCPGKIERLIAPGGFGVRWDSHAFSGYTVSPYYDSMIGKLIVHQPTRAGAIDTMQRALAELEVRGIKTTVPLHQKILAHTAFHECRIDTTFVERTFLG from the coding sequence ATGTTCAAACGCATTTTGGTGGCCAACCGCGGTGAAATTGCATTGCGGATTATCCGCGCTTGCCGCGAGTTGGGCATCGAGACGGTGGCAATTTTCAGCGAGGCCGATCGGGGGGCGCACTACCTCGATTTGGCTGACGAAGCCTATTGCGTCGGTCCGCCGAAAGCCGCCGACAGTTATTTGAAAATCGATCGAGTCATCAGCGCGGCGGAAATTGGCAATGTGCAAGCACTGCATCCGGGCTACGGATTTCTGTCGGAAAATGCCCACTTCAACGAAATCTGCCGCAGCTGCAATATCGATTTCATCGGCCCCTCGCCGGAGGCTATGGCCAAGTTGGGCGATAAAAACACGGCCCGCAAAATTGCGCGCGATGCCAAAGTGCCGGTAGTGCCCGGCAGCGATGGGCTGGTGGCTGGCGAAAAGGAAGCGGTGCGGCTGGCACACGAAATCGGCTTTCCGGTGTTGATTAAAGCCACGGCCGGAGGCGGCGGGCGTGGCATGCGGGTGGCGGCCAACGATTTGACATTGAAAAGCGCCCTGCAGCAGGCAGCGGCGGAAGCGGAAGCGGCTTTCGGCAACGCCGGCATATATTTGGAGCGCTACGTGGAGCGGCCTCGGCATGTGGAAGTGCAGATTCTGGCAGACCAGCACGGCAACGCCCTGCATTTGTTCGAGCGCGAATGTTCCACTCAACGACGGCACCAAAAGCTGGTCGAAGAAAGTCCTGCCGCCCATCTCACGCCGGAAACCCGCCAGGCCATGTGTGAAGCCGCCGTGCGATTGGTAAAAGCCGCTGGCTACACCAACGCCGGCACCGTGGAGTTCATCGTCGATCAAAGCGGCAACTTTTATTTCATTGAAGTCAACGCGCGGATTCAGGTGGAGCATCCCGTGACCGAAATGGTGACGGGAATTGATTTGATAAAATCTCAAATCCGCATTGCGGCTGGCGAAAAGTTGTGGTTTAGCCAAAGCGACGTGCAACAGCGGGGTGCGGCATTAGAATGCCGGATTAACGCGGAAGATCCGGCACGCAATTTCCAACCGTGCCCCGGGAAAATTGAGCGACTCATTGCCCCCGGCGGTTTTGGCGTGCGTTGGGATTCACACGCCTTTTCGGGATACACCGTTTCGCCGTATTACGATTCGATGATTGGCAAGCTGATTGTCCACCAGCCGACACGGGCCGGGGCGATCGACACCATGCAACGGGCGCTGGCGGAGCTGGAAGTGCGCGGCATAAAAACTACGGTGCCGTTGCATCAAAAAATTCTCGCCCACACTGCATTTCACGAATGCCGCATCGACACTACGTTTGTGGAGCGGACATTCTTAGGGTGA